Proteins from a single region of Runella sp. SP2:
- a CDS encoding RICIN domain-containing protein — translation MKTLKTLGMILFIGLTLTSYAQERGHSFSPNYKGYYYLRTAFTGDALSLESNGSASNVMSGASFMSSQKGATGTMWKLVPDAKNKGWYRLQSKDQGDGKCLEANTAGGEKDGRSFMDNFQDVTGQLWRLDLVSATNGDHLYRLRTMLHGNNFSLEGNKPDNKSVYSGNAFMDKTQNVSGQMWRLVPVQ, via the coding sequence ATGAAAACTTTAAAAACCCTTGGAATGATTCTGTTCATTGGTCTTACATTAACATCCTATGCCCAAGAGAGAGGACATTCTTTTAGTCCTAATTATAAAGGCTATTATTATTTGCGAACGGCATTCACGGGCGATGCACTATCTCTTGAAAGCAATGGTTCAGCGAGTAATGTTATGAGTGGCGCATCGTTCATGTCTTCGCAAAAAGGTGCGACTGGAACCATGTGGAAATTAGTTCCGGATGCTAAAAACAAAGGATGGTATCGCTTACAATCGAAAGATCAGGGCGATGGTAAATGTTTAGAAGCTAATACTGCTGGGGGGGAGAAAGACGGTCGGTCTTTTATGGATAACTTTCAAGATGTAACAGGCCAGCTATGGCGATTGGATTTAGTGAGTGCCACTAACGGCGACCACCTCTATAGATTGCGTACGATGCTGCATGGCAATAACTTTTCTTTAGAAGGAAATAAGCCTGATAATAAATCAGTATATTCTGGCAACGCATTTATGGATAAAACTCAAAATGTTTCGGGCCAAATGTGGAGATTAGTGCCAGTACAATAA